A genomic window from Thermococcus nautili includes:
- a CDS encoding ABC transporter ATP-binding protein gives MIRTEGLVKRFGSIVALDGINVEIDEGVTLILGPNGGGKSTFLKIVAGVYKPTSGTVRVFGRDPWSNEELKREIGVSFDPPSVPSLITGREWLEFVARAKGYKKDEVEHVANLFEIDYLDETIRNYSSGMRKRLAIAQAFIGKPKLVILDEPLANLDFDQIRKVVKILKELRERTNFVIVSHIWEPVYGLADEVLVIGGGKVVMKGKAEELREDVKKLFSFRSEND, from the coding sequence ATGATTAGGACAGAGGGTCTTGTCAAGCGTTTCGGTAGCATCGTTGCCCTTGATGGCATTAACGTTGAGATAGACGAGGGGGTGACATTGATTTTAGGCCCCAACGGTGGTGGGAAAAGTACATTCCTCAAGATTGTTGCCGGTGTTTATAAGCCCACTTCCGGAACCGTCAGGGTTTTTGGTAGAGACCCTTGGAGCAACGAGGAGCTAAAGAGGGAAATCGGGGTCTCCTTCGACCCTCCCTCAGTGCCCTCCCTCATCACTGGAAGGGAGTGGCTCGAGTTTGTAGCCAGAGCAAAGGGTTACAAAAAAGACGAAGTTGAACATGTTGCCAATCTTTTTGAGATAGATTACTTGGATGAGACCATTCGAAACTACTCATCCGGAATGCGCAAAAGGTTGGCTATAGCACAGGCGTTCATTGGAAAGCCCAAGCTGGTAATCCTCGACGAACCTTTGGCTAATCTCGACTTCGACCAGATTAGAAAAGTTGTGAAAATCCTAAAGGAGCTCAGAGAGCGCACAAACTTTGTAATAGTAAGCCACATCTGGGAACCGGTCTACGGCTTGGCAGATGAAGTTCTTGTTATTGGGGGCGGGAAGGTTGTTATGAAGGGAAAAGCGGAGGAGCTTAGAGAAGATGTGAAAAAACTTTTCTCGTTCCGTTCAGAGAACGATTAG